The Lycium ferocissimum isolate CSIRO_LF1 chromosome 10, AGI_CSIRO_Lferr_CH_V1, whole genome shotgun sequence genome window below encodes:
- the LOC132032750 gene encoding protein trichome birefringence-like 4, whose amino-acid sequence MKAKSPTPSPLTTIKSNNNNNNPIMSELKKSLFSPKTFKTPYFRTQRLMTLAFGITFLFFTCVVFFVFNNPSLNNRSSIWFKKILEKRSHFYTFFENTHVHSPQFSRKINGVNLNYSSVSQNGLSSSVAKTNNTENGEKGFNNDENEGTSKEKEVKQKQRLNFSSNYMKNGDGISKDSGKLNGNEKIESWWEKMSHCDIFNGKWMKDEAGPLYEHGSCPHIDEPFDCYKNGRPDNGYMKFRWQPKHCNIPRLNAKEMLELLRGKRLVYVGDSLNRNMWESMVCLLRNSLEDKSRVFEASGRHDFKKEGAYSFIFMDYNCSVEFVRSPFLVQEWEVPDKNGSKKETLRLDLIEMSLDKYKGADILVFNTGHWWTHEKTSAGKGYYQEGSHVYSELNVVEAFRKAMTTWSRWIEANVDPIKTQVFFRGYSVSHFSGGEWYSGGKCDGDTEPLDDEKDLSPSLYPPTTGMLENVIRWMNAPVYYLNITRMTDFRKDGHPSVYRKPNMTDEERRSTLRYQDCSHWCLPGVPDTWNELLYAQLLMKHHQKQQQKQQIGS is encoded by the exons ATGAAGGCAAAATCACCTACACCATCGCCATTGACAACAATtaagagcaacaacaacaacaacaaccccatTATGTCCGAGCTAAAAAAAAGCttattttcaccaaaaacttTCAAGACTCCATATTTTAGAACTCAACGTTTAATGACATTAGCTTTTGGTATTACATTCTTGTTTTTTACTTGTGTGGTCTTCTTTGTATTTAACAATCCTTCACTTAATAACCGCTCCTCTATTTGGTTCAAGAAAATCTTGGAGAAAAGATCACATTTTTACACCTTTTTTGAAAACACTCATGTTCACTCACCccaattttcaagaaaaattaatgGGGTGAATTTGAATTATTCTTCTGTTTCCCAAAATGGATTGTCAAGTTCAGTTGCTAAAACCAATAACACTGAAAATGGTGAAAAGGGTTTtaataatgatgaaaatgaaggtacttccaaagaaaaagaagtgaaaCAGAAGCAAAGATTGaatttttcatcaaattatATGAAAAATGGAGATGGGATTAGTAAAGATAGTGGAAAATtaaatggaaatgaaaaaatTGAGTCTTGGTGGGAAAAAATGAGTCATTGTGATATTTTTAATGGGAAATGGATGAAAGATGAAGCTGGCCCTTTATATGAACATGGTTCATGTCCTCATATAGATGAACCATTTGATTGTTATAAAAATGGAAGGCCTGATAATGGATATATGAAGTTCAGGTGGCAGCCTAAGCACTGTAATATTCCAAG GTTGAATGCCAAAGAGATGTTAGAACTGTTGAGAGGTAAAAGACTAGTTTATGTTGGTGATTCTTTGAACAGAAATATGTGGGAATCAATGGTATGTTTGCTTAGAAACTCTCTTGAAGACAAGAGCAGAGTTTTTGAGGCCTCTGGTAGACATGATTTCAAGAAAGAGGGTGCttattcttttatattcatg GACTACAATTGTTCAGTGGAGTTTGTTCGTTCTCCGTTTCTAGTTCAAGAATGGGAAGTACCGGATAAGAACGGATCAAAGAAAGAAACACTCAGACTTGATCTTATTGAAATGTCATTGGACAAATACAAAGGCGCTGACATCCTTGTATTTAACACGGGGCACTGGTGGACTCACGAGAAAACATCTGCAGG GAAAGGTTACTATCAAGAAGGTAGCCATGTTTATAGTGAATTAAATGTAGTCGAGGCATTTCGAAAGGCAATGACAACATGGTCAAGATGGATCGAGGCTAATGTTGATCCAATCAAGACTCAAGTGTTCTTCAGAGGATATTCAGTCTCTCATTTTAG TGGAGGGGAGTGGTATTCTGGTGGAAAATGTGACGGCGATACTGAGCCATTAGACGATGAGAAAGACTTATCGCCTTCTCTTTATCCTCCAACAACGGGGATGTTAGAGAATGTGATCAGGTGGATGAATGCGCCGGTTTACTATTTGAATATTACTAGAATGACGGATTTTCGCAAGGATGGACATCCATCAGTGTACAGGAAGCCAAACATGACGGACGAGGAGAGGAGGTCGACGTTGAGGTACCAAGATTGCAGCCATTGGTGCCTTCCCGGTGTACCAGATACCTGGAATGAGCTTTTATATGCTCAACTTCTGATGAAACATCAtcagaaacaacaacaaaagcAGCAGATTGGTTCCTAG
- the LOC132032751 gene encoding lignin-forming anionic peroxidase-like produces MSFLRFVVAILFLVSIFGVSNAHYKLSPTFYDRTCPNVTDIVRGVMAQIQSRDVRAGAKIIRLHFHDCFVNGCDGSILLDNATGIASEKAAAPNVGAGGFDIVDEIKTALENVCPGVVSCADILALASEIGVVLAGGPSWQVPLGRRDSLTANRSGANTDIPSPFESLAVMIPQFTRKGMDLTDLVALSGAHTFGRARCRTFNQRLFNFSGSGRPDPTIDPTYLQTLQRLCPQGGNGGTFANLDKSTPDEFDNDYFTNLKNHQGLLQTDQELFSTSGSDTIAIVNNYAKNQRKFFDDFVCSMIKLGNISPLTGTKGEIRRDCKRVNS; encoded by the exons ATGTCTTTTTTAAGATTTGTAGTTGCAATTCTCTTCttggtttcaatttttggagTATCAAATGCTCATTATAAACTAAGTCCTACATTCTATGATCGCACATGCCCTAATGTTACAGATATTGTACGTGGTGTCATGGCGCAAATTCAAAGTAGAGATGTTCGAGCTGGTGCCAAGATTATTCGCCTCCATTTTCACGATTGCTTCGTTAAT GGTTGTGATGGATCCATTTTGCTAGATAATGCAACTGGGATTGCAAGTGAGAAGGCTGCAGCACCAAATGTGGGGGCTGGAGGATTTGATATTGTGGATGAAATTAAAACTGCGTTAGAAAATGTGTGCCCTGGTGTTGTATCTTGTGCTGATATTTTAGCTCTTGCGTCTGAAATTGGAGTTGTCTTG GCGGGAGGTCCATCGTGGCAAGTTCCTTTAGGGAGAAGAGACAGCTTAACAGCAAACAGAAGCGGAGCTAATACTGATATCCCAAGCCCCTTTGAAAGCCTTGCTGTTATGATACCACAATTCACTAGAAAGGGAATGGATTTAACTGATCTTGTTGCTCTATCAG GTGCACATACATTTGGAAGAGCAAGATGTAGAACATTCAATCAAAGACTTTTCAACTTCAGTGGAAGTGGTAGACCTGATCCTACCATAGACCCAACTTATTTACAAACACTTCAAAGACTTTGTCCACAAGGTGGAAATGGGGGTACTTTTGCAAATCTTGATAAATCAACTCCAGATGAATTTGATAATGACTATTTCACCAATCTTAAAAACCATCAAGGGCTTCTTCAAACTGATCAAGAATTGTTTTCTACATCTGGATCTGATACAATTGCCATAGTGAACAATTATGCAAAAAACCAGCGCAAGTTCTTTGATGATTTTGTTTGTTCAATGATTAAATTGGGAAATATAAGTCCATTAACTGGTACTAAGGGAGAGATTAGGAGAGATTGCAAGAGGGTtaatagttaa